The following coding sequences are from one Strigops habroptila isolate Jane chromosome 18, bStrHab1.2.pri, whole genome shotgun sequence window:
- the PRICKLE4 gene encoding prickle-like protein 4 isoform X2, which translates to MRASIPQRDEPADGATEHGAQGTGKGQLMSLPSTAWPQRNEPPTCGTTTTSLPLASSDSDSGCALEEYPEPPAEPAPPEVPPCSGARAPHPASPTDSTQLHTRALLQQLPPQDCDERYCPDLAEEERRQLRAFSARRRREALGQGLACPVPGPCHGCPCKKCGRRLNKGDPGVSASRLGDQFWHPSCFSCHFCHQPLVDLIYFQQDGRIYCGRHHAELFRPRCASCDQLIFMEECVEAEGRRWHLEHFCCLECDVPLRGQRYVMRSGRPCCCGCFESLFAEPCQACGDPIGADSEEATHQGLHWHARAACFCCSRCRKPLRGQPLTARRGRLFCSETCSLGQDGASSASDSSDSAFASAPSPDSTPLSRASPTSRTSSTGGCRQRVEGAEGSSDPAPVHPAFRSREDCGAAAKERSSDAVHTGMLGPPAGHPSAPQPSTEGPNEPGALGHPVLGSSDPRAPTGNGNPPFRAGTSPAQHSPQPEDMDLQDITEEDDSWCPTCSSSSDTDSEEEGFFFGKPIPKPGMSSLGREPPGRAGGRTAKPRGSSKHCSVS; encoded by the exons ATGAGAG CCTCCATTCCCCAGCGGGACGAGCCGGCGGACGGAGCGACGGAGCACGGAGCCCAAGGCACGGGGAAGGGGCAG CTCATGTCCCTGCCGAGCACCGCATGGCCCCAGCGCAACGAGCCCCCTACCTGcggcaccaccaccaccagcctcCCGCTGGCCTCATCCGACAGCGACTCCGGCTGTGCCCTGGAAGAGTACCCGGAGCCCCCTGCCGAGCCCGCGCCCCCCGAG GTCCCGCCGTGCTCCGGCGCCCGCGCTCCGCATCCTGCCTCACCCACCGACAGCACCCAGCTCCACACCAgagccctcctgcagcagctgcccccTCAGGACTGCGAT GAGCGGTATTGCCCCGACCTCGcggaggaggagaggaggcagcTCCGAGCATTCAGCGCCCGGCGGAGACGTGAGgcgctggggcaggggctggcatGTCCTGTGCCGGGTCCCTGCCATGGTTGTCCCTGCAAGAAG TGCGGCCGGAGGCTGAACAAGGGGGACCCAGGGGTCTCAGCATCGCGGCTGGGGGACCAGTTCTGGCACCCgtcctgcttctcctgccacTTCTGCCACCAGCCCCTGGTGGACCTCATCTACTTCCAGCAGGATGGGAGGATCTATTGCGGCCGGCACCACGCTGAGCTCTTCCGTCCCCGCTGTGCCTCCTGTGACCAG CTGATCTTCATGGAGGAGTGCGTCGAGGCCGAGGGCCGGCGCTGGCACTTGGAGCACTTCTGCTGCCTGGAGTGCGACGTGCCCCTGCGCGGGCAGCGCTACGTGATGCGGAGCGGCCGGCCCTGCTGCTGCGGCTGCTTCGAGAGCCTCTTCGCTGAGCCCTGCCAGGCCTGCGGGGACCCCATCG GTGCTGACAGCGAGGAGGCCACCCACCAAGGGCTGCACTGGCATGCCCGAGCcgcctgcttctgctgcagccgCTGCCGCAAGCCGCTGCGGGGCCAGCCCCTCACCGCGCGCCGCGGGCGGCTCTTCTGCTCCGAGacctgcagcctggggcaggATGGAGCCTCCAGCGCCTCCGACTCCTCCGACTCAGCCTTCGCCTCGGCTCCGTCCCCAGACTCGACGCCCCTGTCCCGAGCCAGCCCCACCAGCAGGACAAGCAGCACcgggggctgcaggcagcggGTGGAAGGGGCTG agGGTTCTTCGGATCCGGCCCCTGTGCATCCTGCATTTAGGAGCCGGGAGGACTGCGGAGCAGCGGCTAAGGAGCGGAGCAGCGATGCTGTGcacacagggatgctgggaCCACCAGCCGGACACCCCTCtgccccccagcccagcacagagggtCCCAACGAGCCTGGAGCCTTGGGACACCCAGTTTTGGGGAGCTCTGATCCCCGAGCACCCACAGGCAATGGAAACCCACCCTTCCGAGCAGGCACAtcccctgcccagcacagcccgCAGCCGGAGGATATGGACCTGCAGGACATCACGGAGGAGGATGACTCCTGGTGTCCCACCTGCTCTTCATCTTCAGACACGGACTCAGAGGAAGAGGGTTTCTTCTTCGGGAAGCCCATTCCCAAGCCCGGGATGAGCTCCCTGGGCAGGGAGCCCCCGGGGAGGGCCGGGGGCAGGACGGCGAAGCCGCGGGGTAGCAGCAAGCACTGCAGCGTGTCCTAG
- the PRICKLE4 gene encoding prickle-like protein 4 isoform X3: protein MSLPSTAWPQRNEPPTCGTTTTSLPLASSDSDSGCALEEYPEPPAEPAPPEVPPCSGARAPHPASPTDSTQLHTRALLQQLPPQDCDERYCPDLAEEERRQLRAFSARRRREALGQGLACPVPGPCHGCPCKKCGRRLNKGDPGVSASRLGDQFWHPSCFSCHFCHQPLVDLIYFQQDGRIYCGRHHAELFRPRCASCDQLIFMEECVEAEGRRWHLEHFCCLECDVPLRGQRYVMRSGRPCCCGCFESLFAEPCQACGDPIGADSEEATHQGLHWHARAACFCCSRCRKPLRGQPLTARRGRLFCSETCSLGQDGASSASDSSDSAFASAPSPDSTPLSRASPTSRTSSTGGCRQRVEGAEGSSDPAPVHPAFRSREDCGAAAKERSSDAVHTGMLGPPAGHPSAPQPSTEGPNEPGALGHPVLGSSDPRAPTGNGNPPFRAGTSPAQHSPQPEDMDLQDITEEDDSWCPTCSSSSDTDSEEEGFFFGKPIPKPGMSSLGREPPGRAGGRTAKPRGSSKHCSVS from the exons ATGTCCCTGCCGAGCACCGCATGGCCCCAGCGCAACGAGCCCCCTACCTGcggcaccaccaccaccagcctcCCGCTGGCCTCATCCGACAGCGACTCCGGCTGTGCCCTGGAAGAGTACCCGGAGCCCCCTGCCGAGCCCGCGCCCCCCGAG GTCCCGCCGTGCTCCGGCGCCCGCGCTCCGCATCCTGCCTCACCCACCGACAGCACCCAGCTCCACACCAgagccctcctgcagcagctgcccccTCAGGACTGCGAT GAGCGGTATTGCCCCGACCTCGcggaggaggagaggaggcagcTCCGAGCATTCAGCGCCCGGCGGAGACGTGAGgcgctggggcaggggctggcatGTCCTGTGCCGGGTCCCTGCCATGGTTGTCCCTGCAAGAAG TGCGGCCGGAGGCTGAACAAGGGGGACCCAGGGGTCTCAGCATCGCGGCTGGGGGACCAGTTCTGGCACCCgtcctgcttctcctgccacTTCTGCCACCAGCCCCTGGTGGACCTCATCTACTTCCAGCAGGATGGGAGGATCTATTGCGGCCGGCACCACGCTGAGCTCTTCCGTCCCCGCTGTGCCTCCTGTGACCAG CTGATCTTCATGGAGGAGTGCGTCGAGGCCGAGGGCCGGCGCTGGCACTTGGAGCACTTCTGCTGCCTGGAGTGCGACGTGCCCCTGCGCGGGCAGCGCTACGTGATGCGGAGCGGCCGGCCCTGCTGCTGCGGCTGCTTCGAGAGCCTCTTCGCTGAGCCCTGCCAGGCCTGCGGGGACCCCATCG GTGCTGACAGCGAGGAGGCCACCCACCAAGGGCTGCACTGGCATGCCCGAGCcgcctgcttctgctgcagccgCTGCCGCAAGCCGCTGCGGGGCCAGCCCCTCACCGCGCGCCGCGGGCGGCTCTTCTGCTCCGAGacctgcagcctggggcaggATGGAGCCTCCAGCGCCTCCGACTCCTCCGACTCAGCCTTCGCCTCGGCTCCGTCCCCAGACTCGACGCCCCTGTCCCGAGCCAGCCCCACCAGCAGGACAAGCAGCACcgggggctgcaggcagcggGTGGAAGGGGCTG agGGTTCTTCGGATCCGGCCCCTGTGCATCCTGCATTTAGGAGCCGGGAGGACTGCGGAGCAGCGGCTAAGGAGCGGAGCAGCGATGCTGTGcacacagggatgctgggaCCACCAGCCGGACACCCCTCtgccccccagcccagcacagagggtCCCAACGAGCCTGGAGCCTTGGGACACCCAGTTTTGGGGAGCTCTGATCCCCGAGCACCCACAGGCAATGGAAACCCACCCTTCCGAGCAGGCACAtcccctgcccagcacagcccgCAGCCGGAGGATATGGACCTGCAGGACATCACGGAGGAGGATGACTCCTGGTGTCCCACCTGCTCTTCATCTTCAGACACGGACTCAGAGGAAGAGGGTTTCTTCTTCGGGAAGCCCATTCCCAAGCCCGGGATGAGCTCCCTGGGCAGGGAGCCCCCGGGGAGGGCCGGGGGCAGGACGGCGAAGCCGCGGGGTAGCAGCAAGCACTGCAGCGTGTCCTAG
- the PRICKLE4 gene encoding prickle-like protein 4 isoform X1 → MKLRLFPEPASIPQRDEPADGATEHGAQGTGKGQLMSLPSTAWPQRNEPPTCGTTTTSLPLASSDSDSGCALEEYPEPPAEPAPPEVPPCSGARAPHPASPTDSTQLHTRALLQQLPPQDCDERYCPDLAEEERRQLRAFSARRRREALGQGLACPVPGPCHGCPCKKCGRRLNKGDPGVSASRLGDQFWHPSCFSCHFCHQPLVDLIYFQQDGRIYCGRHHAELFRPRCASCDQLIFMEECVEAEGRRWHLEHFCCLECDVPLRGQRYVMRSGRPCCCGCFESLFAEPCQACGDPIGADSEEATHQGLHWHARAACFCCSRCRKPLRGQPLTARRGRLFCSETCSLGQDGASSASDSSDSAFASAPSPDSTPLSRASPTSRTSSTGGCRQRVEGAEGSSDPAPVHPAFRSREDCGAAAKERSSDAVHTGMLGPPAGHPSAPQPSTEGPNEPGALGHPVLGSSDPRAPTGNGNPPFRAGTSPAQHSPQPEDMDLQDITEEDDSWCPTCSSSSDTDSEEEGFFFGKPIPKPGMSSLGREPPGRAGGRTAKPRGSSKHCSVS, encoded by the exons ATGAAGCTTCGACTCTTTCCCGAGCCGG CCTCCATTCCCCAGCGGGACGAGCCGGCGGACGGAGCGACGGAGCACGGAGCCCAAGGCACGGGGAAGGGGCAG CTCATGTCCCTGCCGAGCACCGCATGGCCCCAGCGCAACGAGCCCCCTACCTGcggcaccaccaccaccagcctcCCGCTGGCCTCATCCGACAGCGACTCCGGCTGTGCCCTGGAAGAGTACCCGGAGCCCCCTGCCGAGCCCGCGCCCCCCGAG GTCCCGCCGTGCTCCGGCGCCCGCGCTCCGCATCCTGCCTCACCCACCGACAGCACCCAGCTCCACACCAgagccctcctgcagcagctgcccccTCAGGACTGCGAT GAGCGGTATTGCCCCGACCTCGcggaggaggagaggaggcagcTCCGAGCATTCAGCGCCCGGCGGAGACGTGAGgcgctggggcaggggctggcatGTCCTGTGCCGGGTCCCTGCCATGGTTGTCCCTGCAAGAAG TGCGGCCGGAGGCTGAACAAGGGGGACCCAGGGGTCTCAGCATCGCGGCTGGGGGACCAGTTCTGGCACCCgtcctgcttctcctgccacTTCTGCCACCAGCCCCTGGTGGACCTCATCTACTTCCAGCAGGATGGGAGGATCTATTGCGGCCGGCACCACGCTGAGCTCTTCCGTCCCCGCTGTGCCTCCTGTGACCAG CTGATCTTCATGGAGGAGTGCGTCGAGGCCGAGGGCCGGCGCTGGCACTTGGAGCACTTCTGCTGCCTGGAGTGCGACGTGCCCCTGCGCGGGCAGCGCTACGTGATGCGGAGCGGCCGGCCCTGCTGCTGCGGCTGCTTCGAGAGCCTCTTCGCTGAGCCCTGCCAGGCCTGCGGGGACCCCATCG GTGCTGACAGCGAGGAGGCCACCCACCAAGGGCTGCACTGGCATGCCCGAGCcgcctgcttctgctgcagccgCTGCCGCAAGCCGCTGCGGGGCCAGCCCCTCACCGCGCGCCGCGGGCGGCTCTTCTGCTCCGAGacctgcagcctggggcaggATGGAGCCTCCAGCGCCTCCGACTCCTCCGACTCAGCCTTCGCCTCGGCTCCGTCCCCAGACTCGACGCCCCTGTCCCGAGCCAGCCCCACCAGCAGGACAAGCAGCACcgggggctgcaggcagcggGTGGAAGGGGCTG agGGTTCTTCGGATCCGGCCCCTGTGCATCCTGCATTTAGGAGCCGGGAGGACTGCGGAGCAGCGGCTAAGGAGCGGAGCAGCGATGCTGTGcacacagggatgctgggaCCACCAGCCGGACACCCCTCtgccccccagcccagcacagagggtCCCAACGAGCCTGGAGCCTTGGGACACCCAGTTTTGGGGAGCTCTGATCCCCGAGCACCCACAGGCAATGGAAACCCACCCTTCCGAGCAGGCACAtcccctgcccagcacagcccgCAGCCGGAGGATATGGACCTGCAGGACATCACGGAGGAGGATGACTCCTGGTGTCCCACCTGCTCTTCATCTTCAGACACGGACTCAGAGGAAGAGGGTTTCTTCTTCGGGAAGCCCATTCCCAAGCCCGGGATGAGCTCCCTGGGCAGGGAGCCCCCGGGGAGGGCCGGGGGCAGGACGGCGAAGCCGCGGGGTAGCAGCAAGCACTGCAGCGTGTCCTAG